The nucleotide window ATCACTGCGGTGCCTTGGGAGATGGGTAGCGAGTTGCCGGGTGCTGCCCAATTACAATCGGCGCCTGGCACGCCGGTTGATGCTCCAGCAACGACGGCGCCCCCGGCGTCGCCTGCTCCGGCGGCTTCTGGCGTGCCTACCGGTGCGTCAGTGCCAAGCGTGGCTCCAGTAGCGGCCCCAGATCCTGCGCCAAGTGAGGCGTCCGTGCTGCAACTAGTGCTTCGCGTGGACACCGGCCAACGGATCGTCCTGGGTGAGGGTCGCACGGTCCTGGGCCGTGAGCCGGAAGCGCGGGGCGAGTGGACCGGTGCGCTGACCGTGCCGGTGACCGACCCAGAGATGAGTATCTCCAAGACCCACCTGGGGGTGCTCCTCACCGCTGAGAGCACGACCGTGCTGGACCTTGGCTCTACCAATGGAACCAAGATGATTATGCCCAACGGCAAAGAGTTGGCGCTTGACCCCCAGGAGCCCTCCGGCATGCTGGAGGGCGCCATGATCCGCATGGGCGAACGCCTCATCGCGGTGGAGAGGTGAGCACTGTGCACCCTGATCACAGCCAGATGGACCGATCCATCCAGCCACACCTACAGGTCACGTGGGGTGCGGTCACCAACACCGGCCTGGTGCGGGAGCACAATGAGGACGCCTTCCTGGCAGCCTCCCCGGTATTCCTTGTGGCCGATGGCATGGGCGGTCACCGCTACGGCGCCCAGGCATCCAAGCTAGCCCTGTCCACCTTTGCGCCCCTGGTGGGGCAGGAGTTTGTCTCCGCTGCCGAGCTGGACAGTGCCCTGTCTGAGGCCGCCATCTCCGTCAACACCCTGGGGCAGGACTCAGTGGCCCCTGGCTCCACCCTGACCGGCCTGGTCTTGTCCACACAGGGCCAGCGCCCCTGCCTGAGGGTGGTCAACATTGGGGATTCCCGCACCTACCAGCTCTCCCGGGGCGTCCTCTCACAGGTCACCAAGGACCATTCTCACGTGCAGGAGCTCATTGACGCGGGCGTAATTAGCGCAGAAGATGCCCGCAACCGCCCAGACCGCAGTGTCATCACCCGTGCCTTGGGTGCTGGCTCCGGACCGGTGGTCTGCGCGGACCAGGTGCTGCTGCCAGCCTGCCAGGGGGACCGCTATCTGGTGTGCTCGGATGGGCTCAGCGGCCTGGTGCGGGATGCCGCCCTGGCAGCGGTTCTCAGCGAGCAGGTGTCCCCGCAGGACGCGGCTGAGAGGCTGTTGGTGCTGGCGCTTGAGGCTGGCGGGCATGACAACATCACTGTGGTTGTCGTAGACGTCGTTGAGGCAACACCCGGCTGGGGTGCCGGGAGCGTGGATGGGAGCACCATTGCTCACCAACGCCCTGACGAGGACACTGTGCCTCGTGAGGTTGTGATGGACTCTTTGCCTAAGGGGCAGCCATGAGTGTTGCACGCTGGTGGCCCGGTGAGGTCAAGGTCGCTGTCAGCGGCACCGGGGCCCTAGCGTTTGACGGCGCCCGCGAGATCCTGGACCCACTGTGGCAGCAGCTAGACGCCGGAGCTAGCCTGTCTGACCTGCTGCGCCAGCTGGTGATGGCTTATGACGGCTCGGTACTGGCCCTGCCGGACTTCCTGCTGGTGGTTTCCCACGAGTCCGGGTGGCGGGCGGTGGCCCGGGGTCGGTTCCGGTTGCTGGACGCTAGCGGCGCTGTACTGCTGTACGCGCCTAACCCGGTGGCTTGGGAGGAGGTACAGGTGCCTGCAGGCACAGATCTAGTCTTTGACCTGGCGGGCCCCACGATCCAAGAGACGGGGTGGCCGCTGCGGGCAGGCGTGGTCCCGGCTGGGCGTCTCAGTCTGGATGCCGCAAGCAAGGCTGAATCTGCCCTGGAGTGCGAAGTAGAGTTTGCAGCACCTGAGACGTCAGCGCCCACACCTGCTACCAGTGCAAATGTGCTGGGGTCCCCCGTTGTATCGGCCCCAGAGCCGACTCCAGTCCCAGGCACCACGCCGGTGTTCGACGCCGCCGAGGAGCCGCAGCCGCTGGGGAAGGAAATGGCCTCTTCGGCGACCTTGGGTCCTGAGCACCTGGACCTCATTGGTGTCGACGATGCTGCCCCGCCAGAGACACCAGCAGAGGAGTTCAGTGCCTACGCCCACCACTACGGTGACCATACCATCGCTGTGAACGTCGCTGAGGCGGCGATACATCACCGAGACACTGAAGCTGGCATTGTCACTGCAGTGCCCAAGCCCGGCCAACCTGCTCCGCCTGTCAGCATCTCTGTGGCAGCAGCCGCACAGTCCCCGGTGCCGGGCACTCCACCGGTCACGGTGCTTTCCGAGGCGTTTCAGCCCGCCGTCGAAGCAGCTTTGTCAGCGGACCCAGTTGCAGGGGATGAGGCCGACTGGCTGCACGACGGGCATACTGTGGCAGCCGCCAAACTACGGCGTTCCCGCCCGGGTGCCCACGTCGCTGAGCCGACCCCACAGGCTGGCACCGTGGACACTCAAGGAACCGTGCTAGCGGTCCTGTGTCCAGCAGAGCATCCCAACACAGTCACTGCCTTGCGCTGCCGGGTCTGCGGCATGCCCGTAAGTGGCTCCAGTGTGTGGGTCCCTCGGCCGGTGCTGGGGCGTCTGCGCACCTCCTCCCAAGAGGAGGTGATGCTTAGCTCCGACGTCATCATTGGGCGCGCTCCGCAGGCGACGCCAAGGCCCGGCGAGGCTATGCCCCAGTTGCTCGCAGTGGCATGCCCCGACAAAGCCATCTCTAAGACTCACTGCGCGGTGCGTGTCGACGGCTGGGAGCTGCTCGTTGAGGATCTCGGCTCCACCAACGGGACCTTCCTGCTGCGCCGGGGTGAGGCCCCCCGGCGCGTCACCCGAGGTACCCCGGAACCCCTGCTGCTTGGGGATGTGCTGGACCTGGCGGACTCAGTGACCGTCACGGTGGAGGCTCTCGATGCTTGAGCGTTCTCGTCCAGTCCCCCCGGAGATCCCGGGCGCCACCTATACACGCTTCCTGGGAGCCGGAGGCTTCGCTGACGTCTTTCTGTACCGCCAAGCCGCTCCGGCACGAGAAGTGGCGGTAAAGGTCATCCGCTCTGAGGCGCGGCTTGAGGCCAGAGATCACTTCAAGCACGAGACCGACATTATGGCCCTGCTGTCGTCTCACCCATCCGTGGTTTCCGTGTATGACGCTGGGCAGACCAAGGACCAGCGCGGCTACATCGTCATGGAGTTCTGCCCGCCACCACATATGGGACAGCTCTGCAAGCAGGAGCCACCGTCCCTGGACCGGGTACTCAAGTACGCGATTCAGATCGGTTCCGCCGTGGAGACCATCCACC belongs to Actinomyces trachealis and includes:
- a CDS encoding PP2C family protein-serine/threonine phosphatase, producing the protein MDRSIQPHLQVTWGAVTNTGLVREHNEDAFLAASPVFLVADGMGGHRYGAQASKLALSTFAPLVGQEFVSAAELDSALSEAAISVNTLGQDSVAPGSTLTGLVLSTQGQRPCLRVVNIGDSRTYQLSRGVLSQVTKDHSHVQELIDAGVISAEDARNRPDRSVITRALGAGSGPVVCADQVLLPACQGDRYLVCSDGLSGLVRDAALAAVLSEQVSPQDAAERLLVLALEAGGHDNITVVVVDVVEATPGWGAGSVDGSTIAHQRPDEDTVPREVVMDSLPKGQP
- a CDS encoding FHA domain-containing protein, coding for MSVARWWPGEVKVAVSGTGALAFDGAREILDPLWQQLDAGASLSDLLRQLVMAYDGSVLALPDFLLVVSHESGWRAVARGRFRLLDASGAVLLYAPNPVAWEEVQVPAGTDLVFDLAGPTIQETGWPLRAGVVPAGRLSLDAASKAESALECEVEFAAPETSAPTPATSANVLGSPVVSAPEPTPVPGTTPVFDAAEEPQPLGKEMASSATLGPEHLDLIGVDDAAPPETPAEEFSAYAHHYGDHTIAVNVAEAAIHHRDTEAGIVTAVPKPGQPAPPVSISVAAAAQSPVPGTPPVTVLSEAFQPAVEAALSADPVAGDEADWLHDGHTVAAAKLRRSRPGAHVAEPTPQAGTVDTQGTVLAVLCPAEHPNTVTALRCRVCGMPVSGSSVWVPRPVLGRLRTSSQEEVMLSSDVIIGRAPQATPRPGEAMPQLLAVACPDKAISKTHCAVRVDGWELLVEDLGSTNGTFLLRRGEAPRRVTRGTPEPLLLGDVLDLADSVTVTVEALDA